GGCCAGACGGAccgattttcggtttcgcacCGGAaaccccggaccggatcgaCCTCGGATCGGCTTCTCGGGGCCACCCGTTCCGTTGTGCTGTGTCTATTAAATCAATATTCATAATAGGATCGGCCCCTTATTTCGCATAATCCATTTTGGGGCCAatttttgcttccgtttgcAGACCAGACCAGGCCCATTCAGGAGATGGGACATCTCCGGGCAGGAAGGATGTGTTGCATCAATACACGACGGCGGAACGACCATATTAGCCAAGCCGCCGACAGCTTACGCCAGCAAGCTCTTGGTTCCTTGGTTCCGTGGGCGATTAGGAACAGTTGGGCCCTCGAACCGTGGGCGAACCGCACCGTGTTCCCACGGATTTCGGCAGCGGCTCAAGGGATTCAATAAGGCATCTTTTGGGCCGGTAGAATGTctccttttcggtggcactCGGTTGTATGATTTTTCCCTGCGCATATTACGCTTAGCAAGCGATTTTCGGTCCgcaaccggcgaccggattCGGTATGCAAACGGCGTcgccagacacacacatcCGTGCCCCGTGCCTCCGGAAAGCGAGAAGCAGGGATGGTCTTATTTTTGGCCAGCATCAGCAACCGGATCCGAAGGATGTTTCTTTCCACCGGATGGGTTTTCAATTGGCCAGGGATTGGGATTCGCAGTTGGATTAATTTCTCAACGGAAATGGGAGACGCGATATTTGACGACGTATGGAAGAGACCGCCATCCGCCAAAAAGGACTGGATTCATCGCAACCAAGGCGAACTATTCACTGTGAACGTGTGTTNNNNNNNNNNNNNNNNNNNNNNNNNNNNNNNNNNNNNNNNNNNNNNNNNNNNNNNNNNNNNNNNNNNNNNNNNNNNNNNNNNNNNNNNNNNNNNNNNNNNGTGTTGTgacataattattattatttatcagcGCGTCGCGGCCTTCGCATTATTCAACGGAATTCTAACGACGTCGTTGCATAATTAGTTCAATGATCGTTGGAATTAGTGATTACCGATTCGCGAATGTACCTTTATCGTTAATACAGGGGCTCCTCCGGCCGTACCGACGGAACCGTCGATTTGATTAAGCGCAAGGACAGAACAGATTTTGTATGAATATATGAATGTATGAATGATAATTATGATATGTTTCtcgaatcaaaacaattgttttagtTGCGTAAACATTGAGCATCACTGTACATTGAGTCCTAGCTGCCTAGCCACCAGCGCACCTGGCGGACCTACCGGGAACTGGTGCAAGATCACACACCTAGCCCCAGGACCCTACGGGCAGGTGCAAAAAAGTATAAACGATCGCGACAGAACTTAGATCAAAAGAGAATTAATCATTTTTGAGCCCCTCGCTTCAAGAAGCAAAAGAGGAGATGCCAAAAAGTTTTCTTGCCGAATATTAGATAAGTCGTTTCGGTTCAATTACTAGACGGGGTCTGCTACGATGATTTCCATGGCTAAGAGTACAACCCTGGAACGCGGTCAAGTAATCCTGTCTTTTTGACATTCTTTCTGACAGCGCGGATTTTAATGCAGTCCTTGCCTTCGGTTGATTGAgttgtaaacaattttacgCAGTTAacatcgtgaaaaaaatgaatgtgAACGATCTGCCCGATGAAGTAAGTGATTTacaatgaaaagtaaatgtaGCTAACTaacaagtgtttgttttgggtagATGTTATTCAGCATTTTTGATGAGCTCGATGTGTACGAGCTGAAGCTAGCGTCCCTCGTgtgccggcggtgggcggGTCTTACTTTTTCCGACCAAAGGATGGACcgtgtgttgttggtgattCAAAATCTCAATTGTGGTGTTCTTTTCAACACAAACAGAAAGTATCGAAACATTGATCTAACAGTTGAACTGTGGAACGATGATCCTCTTGAAAGCATTGTACGGTTACTGCACACGCTAAAGCCACACATCCGAATGTTGAACATTGAAAGTGATATAACTTCGAAACAATTACGATCGATTCTGCTAGAATTTCCTGCGCTGCAACATTTGTCGCTTGGTTGCGTTTGTTTCGACtccccggtttccggtccccTGTTCCCGGTTCTGCCGAAGCTAAAATCGCTGTACTTCGACGATTTATTCAAAGACAGAATCGGATTAAGAAATTATTcttgttttctgttcttcgGGCATATCGCAAATTTGCAGCGTCTTAAAATGGGTTGCTCGACACATCTTGAACTGGAAGCATGGACATACTTCAGTGGACAGTTGAAGATCGTCGATGTGGATGTTTGGGATGAAGATTTGTTGCAGCCCCTTCTCAAGCTAACGTTTCCACTCGTAGAGGACTTCGCTTTGGATTTCGCTGTAGCACCATCGATTTGGTATGATATGACCCGAGAGAAGTATTCAAGCTTAGGACatgatttttttcgaagaCACCCCTCGCTTCGAAGAATCTCTACCTGCAAGACGGTTACACCGGTAGAATGGGTTGAATCTATTTGTCAACACTGTCCTGAGATAACCCATCTAAAACTTACTATTATGGTTTATCCGGAAGAAGGAGTTTGGGAGTCGTTGGTGCAGCTGAGTAAACTGAAGGTAAGCtaataaaaagcgaaaaggaaTAATTTACTCAATATCTTGTGTTTACAGTATCTTTCACTAAGAGCAAGCGGCGATGTTCGACTTTTTCGTGGGGCTATGAAGTCACTCGAATCAGTTCATTTGCAAACAGCACCTTCACTGCGAGTTCTCGGGAACCTTTTTGATGTTGGGCCACAGTTGAGCTGTCTGAAAATTTGTCACACATCCTACAACGAAATACAGTTCATTTGTGAAAAGTTTGCCTGCCTCCGACGCTTAGAACTGTACGTCGATGATAAGGTAATTTTAAACATGGATTGCAGACCCTCGATGCTACAAATGCACTGATTCGATCTTTTTGATCTCCTTTACCAGCTGTCGATAGAAGCAGTCGATTCTCTCCGATTTGATAGATTGGTACATTTGCAGGAACTTAACGTATCGGACAATATTAGCATTCGTTCCATCCATCGCAACAACGTTCGGTGCTTGACCATATTAGGTAGATCGGTAAGTGTGCATTACATcatggagagagagaaagagaaagaccAACCAAGGGATGTTTAATCGAATAaattcgtttccttttctttcatCGCCAGGATTCACTTGATTCACGCTCAGGTATTATGAACAGTGATCTGGTCTGGATACCGGAGAAGTTCCCTTTGCTGAACAGACTGATCATTAGGGACTGCTCGGTGTCTTTGGCTGCGATCGAACGGCTACATCATTCGGTGCCCTCATGTAGAATCGACTATGACAACAAACGCTTCTACCCCATTCTTGATGCACCTGCGAGATAAAATATGTTCGTAGTGCAAAGAAAGCGCAGCTTCGGATGGTAGCAGCGAAAACCCGTCGAAATTCACTAGAAGATGTCGCAAGTCCGTTTTAACTCCTGATGAGTTACCCTATCTCGAAATTGCCGGAAAGGAACTgtcgcattttttttgttctacaGTTAGGCCACAATTGTCGAATGAAACCCATGAATGCATTAACCCAAAGTTGTAATACTACAAAAACTATTTGAATCAGCTTGAAAAACGAACTAGATACGACCAACTGGCCACTCAAATGACAACACGGGTTTGTTGGGGCGCAAAACGACGCATCCGATTAGTCGTGTTGGGGTGTGTTGGACCTCTCGTTAACACCGAACCAGCCCAGAGCAACGCCAGGAAGGGACCAAAGATTAGTACGGTTCTGCCAACCGGCCTGCGAAACGGAAACTCGCCGAATGTGTAAACACATCGTAGTTTTCCCGCGAGGCGGAAACGTTCAATTTCCACGAGAAGCACAAAACTGCACGCCTCAGCAGTCTGCGTGGTGCTCGCTGCAAGGGAGGGCACAcccggctgccggccgggTTGCATTTGCAAAATTAACGCAAAAGACACAAAGGCGACGGGGGACGGAGCTCCCCTCCGCGAGCATAGAACAATGAGCCCGAAACCCGCGCCATGAGCATATGTGGCGATGGAGAGCCGTGGATGCGTCTTGCAGTGTGTCGGCGCAACAAATGCAACGAAGCACCCAGAGGAATGGGACTGCGGAGTCCGCCAttctttttcgtttattcCACACCGCCACATCGTTGGCGGagcataataaattatgatgaaAACTGCTGACCGAGAAATGTGCAACGCGCGCGAACGaggatcaacaacaacaacaacgagaaGGAGCGCATGGACAATCGAAACAGGAGCGAATCCTTGCCGCAatcgcagcataaaaatgccaACAAAACATCCGCCCCGTTTGGGGGCCGCTTTTTCCGGTGGGTAATCGCAACGCAGCACAACCGGCTGCACTCGACCGGAGTTTATTAGCGCAAGAGCCCACATTAGTGAGTGGGTGCGGTGGCCGGATTCTGCGTTTCTGTGgcgtggtgtgtgcgtgaccTGGACGCGAGAAGGATTAGGGAATTCGGATATTCGTTAATCGTGAATCGTAATGAGCTCATCAATGCAGTATCCTGAATcacgatcggtgatcgaaTGATTTTCCGGTTCACTCATTTCAATGACGTTGCTTCCCATTAGACCAATGGTGGTATCGACACGACattatttcaacaaatttgTCCCTTGTGTCCGAGCTATGACGGCATCTAGGCGGCTTTTCCCGTTTCATTTCCGAAGGCACGTACACTTTCGCTGCGGCCGAGTCCGGTTCGGTGCTGTGGTTTCTGTGTGACCAACTGCACCTTCGTTGGCTTCGTCACGGTAAATCTGAAAGACAAActcaaacataattttatgaaCCAATATTTGCGCAGGATTGTGGCGCCCACGGTGTGCCAGTCGCCGGCGGAGTGATAATAACTTAAAGCCGCACGTCCTGCCGCGCGGACCGACGGAGTTCAAGAAAAGTGCCGCCACATAATAAAAAGCTCAAATAAAGGCCGAGGCCGGACGGTGCGCTACCTGTTGGACTGATATGGCGCTCTCGGTGTGCTGCAGATGGAACAATGCAGAgcggccggaaacggaaaagtatCCTTCGGGGTCCgccattcgccgccgccagtccATAAACCTGAGCGCAAACACACTGACTGGAACAACATCGGGCATCGGAGTGGACGCGCTTCGGCGAATAGGCAAACAAATGAAGCACAGCAAATGCCGGCGCCCCGGCGACGATCTGTTCCGCATCTGTGTTCcgtgcacttccggttcgcagGTGAGTCGCTAGCCCGTTGGCCGCTAggctgtttctttttctggttTCTTTCCGATCCCTTCGTTATTGTGATTGGACAGTACTCACATGACCGATCGATTCGAGCATTCTTTCGGTGGTGACTTCCGGGcgtaaggttttttttctctttcaagTCGATCAGGACCCCTTCCAGTGGTGTTCCCCTTTGCACCGAACGCCAATTGAATTTCGCGCCCGGGACAGGCAGGTCCTCCTCGGGCGGCTGTCGGATGTCGGTTCCGTTACGCTTATCAGAACCGTCGATTGTCAGTCGGAGGTTGCATGATTCGGAGCAATTATGTTGAAGGACCCCCCTGCACAAGAAAGGGCCGGCGCTCGCAAAGCATAACCGGGGGTTTGGGTTTGGACAAACACAAAGAAACGGCAAACACTTTGCATCAGTTCTTGATTTTTTGTGACACTCCCTTCTGCGGCGGACGGTACCCGCCAGGAGTTGGAAATCAATCCCAATGCCGAGTATTAAAGCTACACCGGGTCGGGCGGGGTCGTTGTCGAAATTGACACCTGTTGTCGGTGCCATCCGAAACGGTTTTTGGCgcaacacgaacgaacgaacgatacGGTCGCTTCGAAGATCTGTTCCGGCATTTCCTTTTTGCGCGAGGGGTTTTCGGGTATTCCCCCGCGCGTTTTAGGGGAGAACTACGGAACTGTATCAAATTAATGTTCACGGTTCTGAAtaccggcttccggtttgctttttttttgttgttgtcggtgtTTGTAAAATCgataccggaaccggaaccgtctCGGGGCGGCcgataaaatcaaatatttatttcccggtttattttatttattttacattttttttagaCTTTTTAGACGTTACTTTAAGTCGAGTACGGATCGTTTCGAGTGCACGGccaatgcaaaacaatttaattagcGTGAAATTGAATGGGTCCTTCCGGTAGACCGCCGGCCAAGCGAGTACACGCGTTGCGCCCGTTTCCctttaattaattgctttcgCTTGATACACGCCTTTCCTGCGCCGCAACAGAAATAGTTTCTTCGACCGCAAGGGCATCTCCACAGCATCAAAGCGAATCTGGGTTCGTAGCTAAGCAAGTGCGAGCGACGAGGAACTTTCAACCACACTCTCCACCCAGTGGCCACTCCGGTAGTGTTCCGTGTTTCTGTCATGTGGCCGACTGGCGGGTTAATGATGAAACGCTCGTACCCTTCCCTCCGTAAGCtcggaaacttttcgccatcccacccaacccaacgggGGGGTCCCAAAGCTGGCGCGTGCTCACCTGACGCGCTAAGGACGAACTTTTCGAGTCGAGGTCCCTCAAGGGCTCTGTGAGGATGTGGTTTTTCGACCGGCCCCGGGGTTTAGTTACAGGGCTGGTTTCAGGTGAGCCACGTTACACGTTACAATATTTGCATAAGAATGATTATGATTGAAATCATGCCCGGGCGAACAATGGGGTGCCAAACGGCCGCAGAGGTCCAGCTAACCGGCAACGATAATAACAATAAGtcatcgccggtcggtcggccgagcATTGGAATGGCCACCCTACACGATGCGAATCGGCagcatgaatatttatgctgTGTACCTGCGACCAAACACTAATGAGCAGTTCGCAAACGGTACACGTCAAAGCCTGCGCCAGTGTGTTCCCTAATTTGGCCTCAATTGTCACGATTTCCCCCGCCGGAACAAGGGAACCGTTTGGGCCGCAGTTGTGTgtcccaaaaaagggcaaacgcTCTGGGTCCACCTGAGGGCACGTACGATTCGCGAAGACGTTAACCGGCCGACAGAGAGCGGAAGCAAAAAAGCCGTCCAGGAATTAGTACACCCGAGC
The nucleotide sequence above comes from Anopheles bellator chromosome 1, idAnoBellAS_SP24_06.2, whole genome shotgun sequence. Encoded proteins:
- the LOC131205309 gene encoding uncharacterized protein LOC131205309; the protein is MTREKYSSLGHDFFRRHPSLRRISTCKTVTPVEWVESICQHCPEITHLKLTIMVYPEEGVWESLVQLSKLKYLSLRASGDVRLFRGAMKSLESVHLQTAPSLRVLGNLFDVGPQLSCLKICHTSYNEIQFICEKFACLRRLELYVDDKELNVSDNISIRSIHRNNVRCLTILGRSDSLDSRSGIMNSDLVWIPEKFPLLNRLIIRDCSVSLAAIERLHHSVPSCRIDYDNKRFYPILDAPAR